A single Klebsiella variicola DNA region contains:
- the dinG gene encoding ATP-dependent DNA helicase DinG has product MALTAALKAQIAAWYKALQEQIPDFIPRPPQRQMIADVAKTLAGEEGRHLAIEAPTGVGKTLSYLIPGIAIAREEQKTLVVSTANVALQDQIYSKDLPLLRKIIPDLRFTAAFGRGRYVCPRNLTALASTEPSQQDLLAFLDDDLTPNNQAEQKLCATLKQDLDSYRWDGLRDHTDKAIDDALWSRLSTDKASCLNRNCHYYRECPFFVARREIQEAEVVVANHALVMAAMESEAVLPEPKNLLLVLDEGHHLPDVARDALEMSAEITAPWFRLQLDLFCKLVATCMEQFRPKTTPPLANPERLTGHCEELFELIASLNNILNLYMPAGQEAEHRFPMGELPQEVMEICQRLAKLTEMLRGLAELFLNDLSEKTGSHDVVRLHRVLLQMNRALGMFESQSKLWRLASLAQSSGAPVTKWATRVVRDGQIHVWFHCVGIRVSDQLERLLWRSVPHIVVTSATLRSLNSFSRLQEMSGLKEKAGDRFVALDSPFNHVEQGKIIIPQMRYEPLMDNEEQHIAEMAAYFRQQVESKKHLGMLVLFASGRAMNRFLEHVTDLRLILLVQGDQPRYRLVELHRKRVESGERSVLVGLQSFAEGLDLKGDLLSQVHIHKIAFPPIDSPVVITEGEWLKSLNRYPFEVQSLPSASFNLIQQVGRLIRSHHCWGEVVIYDKRLLTKNYGARLLNALPVFPIEQPGVPEVIVKRKAKQTAKQSGRKRR; this is encoded by the coding sequence ATGGCTTTGACCGCTGCGCTGAAAGCGCAAATCGCCGCCTGGTATAAGGCGCTTCAGGAACAGATCCCGGACTTTATTCCCCGCCCCCCGCAGCGGCAGATGATCGCCGATGTGGCGAAAACTCTCGCCGGGGAAGAGGGCAGGCATCTGGCTATCGAAGCGCCGACCGGCGTCGGTAAAACGCTGTCATACCTGATCCCGGGCATCGCCATCGCCCGGGAGGAACAAAAAACGCTGGTGGTTAGCACCGCCAACGTCGCCCTGCAGGATCAAATCTACAGTAAAGACCTGCCGCTGCTGCGTAAAATTATTCCCGACCTGCGCTTTACCGCCGCCTTCGGTCGTGGGCGCTACGTCTGTCCGCGTAACCTGACGGCACTGGCCAGCACCGAGCCGTCACAGCAGGATCTGCTGGCCTTCCTCGATGACGATCTCACCCCGAACAACCAGGCCGAGCAGAAGCTGTGTGCGACCCTGAAGCAGGACCTCGACAGCTACCGCTGGGACGGCCTGCGCGATCATACCGATAAAGCCATCGATGACGCGCTGTGGAGCCGGCTGAGCACCGATAAGGCCAGCTGCCTGAACCGCAACTGCCACTACTATCGCGAGTGCCCGTTCTTCGTGGCGCGGCGGGAAATTCAGGAGGCGGAAGTGGTGGTGGCCAACCATGCGCTGGTGATGGCGGCGATGGAGAGCGAGGCAGTGCTGCCGGAGCCGAAAAACCTGCTGTTGGTCCTCGATGAAGGCCATCATCTGCCGGACGTCGCCCGCGACGCGCTGGAGATGAGCGCCGAGATCACCGCCCCCTGGTTTCGCCTGCAGCTGGATCTGTTCTGCAAGCTGGTCGCCACCTGCATGGAGCAGTTTCGTCCGAAAACCACGCCGCCGCTGGCCAATCCGGAGCGGCTCACCGGCCATTGCGAAGAGCTGTTCGAGCTGATTGCGTCGTTGAATAATATTCTCAATCTCTACATGCCCGCCGGTCAGGAAGCGGAGCATCGCTTCCCGATGGGCGAACTGCCGCAGGAGGTGATGGAGATCTGCCAGCGGCTGGCGAAGCTCACCGAGATGCTGCGCGGGCTGGCGGAGCTGTTTCTTAACGATCTCAGCGAAAAGACCGGCAGCCATGACGTGGTGCGCCTGCATCGGGTGCTGCTGCAGATGAACCGCGCGCTCGGCATGTTTGAAAGCCAAAGCAAGCTATGGCGCCTGGCGTCGCTGGCGCAATCCTCAGGCGCGCCGGTAACCAAATGGGCGACGCGAGTGGTGCGCGACGGCCAGATCCATGTCTGGTTCCACTGTGTCGGCATCCGCGTCAGCGATCAGCTGGAACGGCTGCTGTGGCGCAGCGTACCGCATATCGTCGTGACGTCAGCGACGCTGCGCTCGCTAAACAGCTTCTCGCGCCTGCAGGAGATGAGTGGTCTGAAGGAGAAAGCGGGTGACCGCTTCGTGGCGCTGGATTCGCCGTTCAACCACGTGGAGCAGGGGAAAATTATTATTCCTCAAATGCGCTATGAACCGCTGATGGATAACGAAGAGCAGCACATTGCCGAGATGGCGGCCTATTTTCGCCAGCAGGTAGAGAGCAAGAAACATCTCGGGATGCTGGTGCTGTTTGCCAGCGGGCGGGCGATGAACCGCTTCCTGGAGCATGTGACCGATCTGCGCCTGATACTGCTGGTGCAGGGCGACCAGCCGCGCTATCGGCTGGTGGAGCTGCATCGCAAACGGGTGGAAAGCGGCGAGCGCAGCGTGCTGGTGGGTCTGCAGTCCTTTGCCGAAGGGCTGGATTTAAAGGGCGATCTGCTAAGCCAGGTACATATCCATAAAATCGCCTTTCCGCCCATCGACAGCCCGGTAGTGATCACCGAAGGCGAATGGCTGAAAAGCCTTAATCGTTACCCTTTCGAGGTACAGAGTTTGCCCAGCGCCTCCTTTAATCTTATTCAGCAGGTGGGGCGTCTGATCCGCAGCCATCACTGCTGGGGAGAGGTGGTGATTTACGATAAGCGTCTGTTGACCAAAAACTATGGCGCGCGTCTACTGAACGCGTTACCTGTTTTTCCCATAGAGCAGCCGGGCGTCCCGGAGGTTATAGTAAAACGGAAAGCAAAACAGACAGCAAAACAGTCAGGCCGCAAACGTCGCTGA
- the rhlE gene encoding ATP-dependent RNA helicase RhlE — MSFDSLGLNPDILRAVAEQGYVEPTPIQQQAIPAVMQGRDLMASAQTGTGKTAGFTLPLLQRLIDKEPHAKGRRPVRALILTPTRELAAQVGENVRDYSKYLNIRSLVVFGGVSINPQMMKLRGGVDILVATPGRLLDLEHQNAVSLDSVEILVLDEADRMLDMGFIHDIRRVLAKLPARRQNLLFSATFSDEIKGLAEKLLHNPLEVEVARRNTASEQITQHVHFVDKNRKRELLSQLIGEGNWQQVLVFTRTKHGANHLAEQLNKDGIRSAAIHGNKSQGARTRALADFKSGGIRVLVATDIAARGLDIEELPHVVNYELPNVPEDYVHRIGRTGRAAATGEALSLVCVDEHKLLRDIERLLKKEIPRIAIAGYEPDPSIKAEPIQNGRQQRGGGRGQGQGRGGQGQGRSGQPRSQNSAPRRQDGEAPKARTQDGKPPRRRRPRKPAGE, encoded by the coding sequence ATGTCTTTTGATTCCCTTGGCCTGAATCCCGATATCCTGCGCGCTGTCGCTGAGCAGGGCTACGTTGAGCCGACCCCTATCCAACAGCAGGCGATCCCGGCAGTAATGCAGGGGCGCGACCTGATGGCCAGCGCCCAGACCGGTACCGGTAAGACGGCGGGCTTTACCCTGCCGCTGCTGCAGCGCCTGATTGACAAAGAGCCGCACGCAAAGGGTCGCCGCCCGGTGCGGGCGCTGATCCTGACCCCGACCCGTGAGCTGGCGGCGCAGGTGGGCGAGAACGTCCGCGATTACAGCAAGTACCTGAATATTCGCTCGCTGGTGGTATTCGGCGGCGTGAGCATCAACCCGCAGATGATGAAGCTGCGCGGTGGCGTCGACATCCTCGTTGCCACCCCGGGCCGTCTGCTGGACCTCGAACATCAGAACGCGGTCAGCCTTGATAGCGTGGAAATCCTTGTGCTGGACGAAGCGGACCGCATGCTGGATATGGGCTTTATCCATGACATCCGTCGCGTACTGGCTAAACTGCCGGCGCGTCGACAGAACCTGCTGTTCTCGGCGACCTTCTCCGACGAGATCAAGGGCCTGGCCGAGAAACTGCTGCACAACCCGCTGGAAGTGGAAGTGGCGCGTCGCAACACCGCGTCCGAGCAGATCACCCAGCACGTCCATTTCGTTGATAAGAACCGCAAGCGCGAACTGTTGTCGCAGCTGATCGGCGAAGGCAACTGGCAGCAGGTGCTGGTGTTTACCCGCACCAAGCATGGCGCCAACCACCTCGCGGAGCAGCTTAATAAAGACGGCATCCGCAGCGCGGCGATCCATGGCAACAAGAGCCAGGGAGCGCGTACCCGCGCGCTGGCCGACTTTAAATCCGGCGGCATTCGCGTGCTGGTGGCGACCGATATCGCCGCCCGTGGTCTGGATATCGAAGAGCTGCCGCACGTGGTGAACTACGAGCTGCCGAACGTACCGGAAGATTACGTCCACCGTATCGGCCGTACCGGCCGCGCGGCGGCCACCGGTGAAGCCTTGTCGCTGGTGTGCGTGGATGAGCATAAGCTGCTGCGCGATATCGAGCGCCTGCTGAAAAAAGAGATCCCGCGCATCGCGATTGCCGGCTATGAGCCGGATCCGTCCATTAAAGCCGAACCTATCCAGAACGGTCGCCAGCAGCGCGGCGGCGGTCGTGGGCAAGGTCAGGGACGCGGTGGCCAGGGTCAGGGACGCAGCGGACAGCCGCGCAGCCAGAACAGCGCCCCGCGCCGTCAGGACGGCGAGGCGCCGAAAGCGCGTACGCAGGACGGCAAACCGCCGCGCCGCCGTCGTCCGCGTAAACCGGCTGGCGAATAA
- a CDS encoding transketolase family protein — protein sequence MSQSQPRLKTSAMIASIADEGQATISAPFGVALSKLAAQRPEIVGMTADLSKYTDLHIFAQAFPDRFFQMGMAEQLLMAAAGGMAKEGFIPFATTYAAFATRRAYDFIHQVIAEEHLNVKICAALPGLTTGYGPSHQATEDLAIMRGIPGMVIVDPCDALEIEQAVPAIADHQGPVYMRLLRGKVPLVLDKYDYQFELGKAKLLEDGNDVLIISSGLMTMRALEAVEKLRADNISVAVLHVPTIKPLDEKAIIEQASKPGRLVVTAENHTAVGGLGEAVAALLMRKGVRCELDTVGLPDAFLLAGALPTLHDRYGISTAKIVEKLKYRLR from the coding sequence ATGAGCCAGAGTCAACCCCGTTTAAAAACGTCGGCGATGATCGCCTCGATTGCCGATGAGGGCCAGGCGACCATCTCTGCGCCCTTCGGCGTCGCGCTGTCAAAACTGGCGGCGCAGCGTCCGGAAATCGTCGGCATGACCGCGGACCTGTCAAAATATACCGATCTGCATATTTTCGCCCAGGCCTTCCCGGATCGTTTCTTCCAGATGGGCATGGCCGAGCAGCTGCTGATGGCGGCGGCGGGGGGAATGGCGAAGGAGGGATTTATTCCTTTCGCCACCACCTATGCCGCCTTTGCAACCCGTCGCGCCTATGATTTTATTCATCAGGTCATCGCTGAAGAGCATCTGAACGTGAAGATCTGCGCGGCGCTGCCGGGCCTGACGACCGGTTATGGCCCCAGCCATCAGGCCACTGAAGATCTGGCGATTATGCGCGGTATCCCCGGCATGGTCATCGTCGATCCTTGCGATGCGCTGGAGATAGAGCAGGCGGTGCCGGCCATTGCCGATCACCAGGGGCCGGTGTATATGCGCCTGCTGCGCGGTAAGGTGCCGCTGGTGCTGGATAAATACGACTATCAGTTCGAACTGGGTAAAGCAAAGCTGCTGGAGGACGGCAACGATGTGCTGATCATCTCCTCCGGGCTGATGACCATGCGCGCGCTGGAGGCGGTTGAAAAGCTGCGGGCCGATAACATCAGCGTGGCGGTCCTGCACGTGCCGACCATCAAACCGCTGGATGAAAAAGCGATTATTGAACAGGCGTCGAAGCCAGGTCGTCTGGTGGTGACTGCGGAAAACCACACCGCGGTCGGCGGCCTGGGGGAGGCGGTGGCCGCGCTGTTGATGCGTAAGGGTGTGCGCTGTGAGCTGGATACTGTGGGGCTGCCCGACGCGTTCCTGTTAGCCGGCGCGCTGCCGACCCTTCACGATCGCTACGGCATCTCCACCGCGAAGATCGTTGAAAAACTTAAGTATCGTCTGCGTTAA
- a CDS encoding transketolase has protein sequence MKMTESQKVAAAAWRIRRYALQMGEVQGQGYIGQALGYADVLATAFSHAMTYRPEDPEWEGRDRFLLSHGHYAIAYYAALLEAGIIPEAELETYGSDDSRLPMSGMATYTPGMEMSGGSLGQGLSIAVGMALGLRQKQSTAWVYNSMSDGELDEGSTWEAAMSAAHYGLSNLINLVDVNKQQADGDSRKILGFEPLQDKWAAFGWYVQRVDGNDLPAVMAAFDNAKSYSGNQPRVILCDTLMGKGVPFLETRDKNHFIRVDADEWQKAIAVLDANKPEGVL, from the coding sequence ATGAAGATGACCGAATCACAAAAAGTCGCCGCGGCGGCGTGGCGTATTCGCCGTTACGCCCTGCAAATGGGGGAAGTGCAGGGGCAGGGCTATATCGGCCAGGCGCTGGGCTATGCCGATGTGCTGGCCACCGCCTTCAGCCACGCCATGACCTATCGTCCGGAAGATCCCGAGTGGGAGGGGCGCGATCGCTTCCTGCTCTCTCATGGCCATTACGCTATCGCTTATTATGCCGCGCTGCTGGAGGCGGGCATTATCCCGGAAGCCGAGCTGGAAACTTACGGCTCCGACGACAGCCGCCTGCCGATGTCCGGCATGGCGACCTACACCCCGGGGATGGAGATGTCCGGCGGTTCGCTGGGACAGGGGCTGTCCATTGCCGTCGGCATGGCGCTAGGGCTGCGGCAGAAACAGAGCACGGCCTGGGTCTATAACTCCATGTCCGATGGGGAGCTGGACGAAGGGTCGACCTGGGAAGCGGCGATGTCGGCGGCTCACTATGGCCTGAGCAACCTGATTAACCTTGTCGACGTCAACAAACAGCAGGCGGACGGTGATTCGCGCAAAATCCTCGGCTTTGAGCCGCTGCAGGATAAATGGGCCGCCTTCGGCTGGTACGTACAGCGCGTGGACGGTAACGATCTGCCGGCGGTGATGGCCGCTTTTGACAACGCGAAAAGTTATTCCGGCAACCAGCCGCGGGTCATTTTATGCGACACGCTGATGGGCAAAGGGGTGCCGTTCCTCGAAACCCGCGATAAAAACCATTTTATTCGCGTCGATGCCGACGAATGGCAAAAAGCGATTGCGGTGCTGGATGCTAACAAACCAGAAGGAGTGCTGTAA
- a CDS encoding SDR family NAD(P)-dependent oxidoreductase, producing the protein MLLEDKVAIITGAASARGLGFATAKLFADNGAKVVIIDLNGEASKTAAAALGEGHLGLAANVSDEVQVQAAIEQILAKYGRVDVLVNNAGITQPLKLMEIKRANYDAVLDVSLRGTLLMSQAVIPTMRAQKSGSIVCISSVSAQRGGGIFGGPHYSAAKAGVLGLARAMARELGPDNVRVNCITPGLIQTDITAGKLTDDMTANILAGIPMNRLGDAVDIARAALFLGSDLSSYSTGITLDVNGGMLIH; encoded by the coding sequence ATGTTATTAGAAGATAAAGTCGCCATTATTACTGGCGCGGCCTCCGCTCGCGGTTTGGGTTTCGCCACCGCGAAATTATTCGCCGACAACGGCGCGAAAGTGGTCATTATCGACCTCAATGGTGAAGCCAGCAAAACCGCGGCGGCGGCATTAGGCGAAGGCCATCTCGGCCTGGCGGCGAACGTCTCCGACGAAGTGCAGGTGCAGGCGGCCATCGAACAAATTCTGGCGAAATATGGCCGGGTTGATGTGCTGGTGAATAACGCCGGGATTACCCAGCCGCTGAAGCTGATGGAGATCAAGCGCGCCAACTATGACGCGGTACTTGATGTCAGCCTGCGCGGTACGCTGCTGATGTCGCAGGCGGTTATTCCCACCATGCGGGCGCAAAAATCCGGCAGCATCGTCTGCATCTCGTCCGTTTCCGCCCAGCGCGGCGGCGGTATCTTCGGCGGCCCGCACTACAGCGCGGCAAAAGCCGGGGTGCTGGGTCTGGCGCGGGCGATGGCGCGCGAGCTTGGCCCGGATAACGTCCGCGTTAACTGCATCACCCCGGGGCTGATTCAGACCGACATTACCGCCGGCAAGCTGACCGACGACATGACGGCCAACATTCTTGCCGGGATCCCGATGAACCGCCTCGGCGACGCGGTAGACATCGCGCGCGCCGCGCTGTTCCTCGGCAGCGACCTCTCTTCCTACTCCACCGGTATCACCCTGGACGTTAACGGCGGCATGTTAATTCACTAA
- a CDS encoding MFS transporter, producing the protein MSRIDTLVCTDARKTKYRFVVLTMIFLVYAINYADRTNIGAVLPFIIDEFHINNFEAGAIASMFFLGYAVSQIPAGFFIAKRGTRGLVSLSIFGFSAFTWLMGTVSSVFGLKLVRLGLGLSEGPCPVGLASTINNWFPPKEKATATGVYIAATMFAPIIVPPLAVWIAVTWGWRWVFFSFAIPGIVAAIAWYLLVKSKPSESGFVSQSELAEINAGRESHNNSVRENILIADRFTWLDKIIRVKKMAPIDTAKGLFTSKNILGDCLAYFMMVSVLYGLLTWIPLYLVKERGFDVMSMGFVASMPCIGGFIGAIGGGWISDKVLGRRRKPTMMFTAVSTVVMMLIMLNIPASTLAVCIGLFFVGFCLNIGWPAFTAYGMAVSDSKTYPIASSIINSGGNLGGFVAPMAAGFLLDKTGSFNSVFTYFGICAAIGLVVIIFLDEPQ; encoded by the coding sequence ATGTCACGTATAGATACACTAGTCTGTACTGACGCCAGGAAAACGAAATATCGTTTCGTGGTTTTGACGATGATTTTCCTGGTGTATGCCATCAATTACGCCGACAGAACCAATATTGGCGCGGTTCTGCCGTTTATCATTGATGAGTTTCATATCAATAATTTTGAAGCCGGGGCCATCGCCAGTATGTTTTTCCTCGGCTATGCGGTAAGCCAGATCCCGGCCGGTTTTTTCATCGCCAAACGCGGTACCCGGGGGCTGGTTTCGCTGTCCATTTTCGGCTTCTCCGCCTTTACCTGGCTGATGGGCACGGTGAGCTCCGTGTTTGGCCTGAAGCTGGTGCGGCTGGGACTGGGGCTAAGCGAAGGGCCTTGCCCGGTGGGGCTGGCTTCCACCATAAATAACTGGTTTCCACCAAAAGAGAAAGCCACAGCAACCGGCGTTTACATCGCGGCGACCATGTTTGCGCCGATTATTGTCCCGCCGCTGGCGGTGTGGATTGCGGTGACCTGGGGCTGGCGGTGGGTCTTTTTCTCCTTCGCGATACCCGGGATTGTGGCAGCGATAGCCTGGTATCTATTGGTGAAGTCAAAGCCATCAGAAAGCGGATTTGTTTCACAAAGTGAACTGGCAGAGATTAATGCCGGGCGTGAAAGTCATAATAATAGCGTACGCGAAAATATATTAATTGCCGATCGATTCACCTGGCTGGATAAAATCATTCGGGTAAAGAAGATGGCGCCAATTGATACGGCGAAAGGCTTATTCACCTCAAAAAATATTCTCGGTGACTGCCTGGCGTATTTTATGATGGTTAGCGTGCTGTACGGATTATTAACCTGGATCCCGCTGTACTTAGTCAAAGAGCGTGGCTTTGATGTAATGAGTATGGGTTTCGTGGCCAGTATGCCGTGCATCGGCGGCTTTATTGGCGCGATTGGCGGCGGGTGGATTTCAGATAAAGTCCTGGGCCGCCGACGTAAACCCACCATGATGTTTACTGCCGTGTCAACGGTGGTCATGATGTTAATTATGCTGAATATCCCGGCAAGCACCCTGGCGGTCTGTATTGGATTATTTTTTGTCGGTTTTTGTTTGAATATCGGCTGGCCGGCTTTTACCGCCTACGGTATGGCCGTTTCGGACAGCAAAACCTATCCAATCGCCTCTTCCATAATTAATAGCGGCGGCAACCTCGGTGGATTTGTCGCGCCGATGGCAGCCGGTTTCTTACTTGATAAAACCGGGAGTTTTAATTCTGTATTTACCTATTTTGGTATCTGCGCCGCCATTGGTTTGGTGGTGATTATTTTCCTCGATGAACCACAATAA
- a CDS encoding LysR substrate-binding domain-containing protein, whose amino-acid sequence MSQPLPNKNLPMPSLRNIQAFIEVAATGSLNLAAENLNITASAVSHQIASLEHFLGKKLFSRSSKGVMLTAVGEKYLKEVSGALNMIGQATSQVINDIHQDYLRIHSAPSFGLLWLMPRLDKFRQAWPELKISLTCSYESIQFSRDNIDIDIRHGLSQWPTLLVRTIKNECVLPYSAASYLASHPVHAVEDLLACDLIHSDSTLINWSSWLSWHKVRGWHKNFIFNFDRSYMSIEAARMGMGVILESNLLAGGHVRQGQLTPVFDDERSMPVGAHHFVLPHANEQKEKVQRFFAWVAGELKEEGFHI is encoded by the coding sequence ATGAGTCAACCGCTGCCCAATAAAAATTTGCCGATGCCCTCTTTACGCAATATCCAGGCCTTTATTGAAGTCGCCGCTACCGGCAGCCTCAACCTGGCCGCAGAGAATCTCAATATTACCGCCTCGGCGGTCAGCCATCAGATAGCCAGCCTGGAGCACTTTCTGGGGAAAAAACTGTTCTCCCGCAGCAGTAAAGGCGTCATGTTAACGGCGGTGGGAGAAAAATATCTCAAAGAGGTCTCCGGGGCGCTGAATATGATTGGCCAGGCCACCAGCCAGGTGATCAATGATATCCATCAGGATTATTTACGTATTCACTCGGCGCCGAGCTTCGGCCTGCTGTGGTTGATGCCTCGCCTGGATAAATTTCGCCAGGCGTGGCCGGAGTTAAAAATCAGCCTGACCTGTTCCTACGAAAGCATCCAGTTCTCCCGGGATAATATTGATATCGATATTCGTCACGGGCTATCACAGTGGCCAACGCTGTTGGTCAGAACCATTAAAAATGAGTGTGTCCTGCCCTACAGCGCAGCGTCTTATTTAGCCAGCCATCCTGTGCATGCGGTGGAAGATCTGCTGGCCTGCGATCTGATCCACTCCGACAGCACCTTAATTAACTGGAGCAGTTGGCTGTCGTGGCACAAGGTCCGCGGCTGGCATAAAAACTTCATTTTTAATTTCGACCGGTCGTACATGAGCATCGAGGCGGCCAGAATGGGGATGGGCGTGATCCTCGAAAGCAATCTGCTGGCCGGCGGGCACGTGCGTCAGGGGCAGCTGACGCCGGTATTTGACGACGAGCGGAGTATGCCGGTCGGCGCGCACCACTTCGTTCTTCCCCATGCCAATGAACAGAAGGAGAAGGTCCAGCGTTTCTTCGCCTGGGTCGCCGGGGAGCTGAAGGAGGAAGGGTTCCATATTTGA
- the cecR gene encoding transcriptional regulator CecR — protein sequence MTSKGEQAKNQLIAAAIAQFGEYGQHATTRDIAAQAGQNIAAITYYFGSKDDLYLACAQWIADFIGDNFRPQAEAAEALLAGKSPDRQAIRALILNACHNMILLLTQDDTVNLSKFISREQLAPTAAYHLIHQQVIAPLHHYLTRLIAAWTGRDAGDTQMILHTHALLGEVLAFRLGRETILLRTGWTQFDAQKTEQIFEVITCHIDFILHGLSQRSLG from the coding sequence ATGACCAGTAAAGGCGAACAGGCAAAAAATCAGCTTATCGCGGCCGCTATCGCCCAGTTTGGCGAGTATGGTCAGCATGCCACCACCCGCGATATCGCCGCCCAGGCCGGGCAGAATATCGCCGCTATCACCTATTATTTTGGCTCGAAAGACGACTTATATCTCGCCTGTGCCCAATGGATCGCCGATTTTATCGGCGACAATTTTCGCCCACAGGCCGAAGCGGCGGAGGCCCTGCTCGCCGGGAAGTCGCCGGATCGCCAGGCAATACGCGCCCTCATTCTCAACGCCTGCCATAACATGATCCTGCTGCTGACCCAGGATGATACGGTCAACTTAAGCAAATTCATTTCCCGTGAGCAGCTGGCGCCGACCGCCGCCTACCATCTGATCCACCAGCAGGTGATCGCCCCCCTGCACCACTATCTCACCCGGCTGATTGCCGCCTGGACAGGCCGCGATGCCGGTGATACGCAAATGATCCTCCACACCCACGCCCTGCTGGGCGAGGTGCTGGCTTTCCGTCTTGGGCGTGAAACCATCCTGCTACGCACCGGCTGGACGCAGTTTGACGCGCAAAAGACCGAACAGATTTTCGAGGTCATTACCTGTCATATCGATTTCATTCTGCATGGGTTATCGCAAAGGAGTTTGGGCTGA